A single region of the Clostridia bacterium genome encodes:
- the lexA gene encoding transcriptional repressor LexA, whose amino-acid sequence MENLTRKQKEVFEYIKNYIDNNGYPPSVRDICTGVNLSSPSSVHAHINSLVEMGYLKKDTLKKRALTISEEYKDEESYSGSENGVDYLEVPVIGQVAAGQPILAVENIERTFPLPMDFAKNKDVFMLRVKGDSMINKGIFDGDYVIVRREDTASNGDIIVALVDDSATVKTFYKENGYFRLQPENDSMSPIIVDELRVLGKVVGLYRMM is encoded by the coding sequence ATGGAAAATTTAACAAGAAAACAAAAAGAAGTATTTGAATATATAAAAAATTATATTGATAATAATGGTTATCCACCGTCAGTAAGAGATATTTGCACAGGGGTTAATTTAAGTTCTCCATCATCTGTTCACGCACATATCAATTCGCTTGTGGAAATGGGATATCTTAAAAAAGACACTCTTAAGAAAAGAGCATTGACTATATCAGAAGAATATAAAGATGAAGAATCTTACTCAGGAAGTGAAAACGGAGTTGACTACCTTGAAGTTCCTGTTATCGGTCAGGTTGCAGCAGGACAGCCTATTCTTGCAGTAGAAAACATTGAAAGAACATTTCCTTTACCTATGGACTTTGCAAAAAACAAAGATGTATTTATGCTAAGAGTAAAAGGGGACAGTATGATAAATAAAGGAATCTTTGACGGAGATTATGTTATAGTAAGAAGAGAAGATACTGCTTCAAACGGAGATATTATTGTTGCACTTGTTGATGACAGTGCAACGGTTAAAACATTTTATAAAGAAAACGGTTATTTCAGACTTCAGCCTGAAAATGATTCTATGTCTCCGATTATAGTTGATGAATTAAGGGTTTTAGGTAAAGTTGTAGGCTTATACAGAATGATGTAA
- the cadA gene encoding cadmium-translocating P-type ATPase gives MKEYIVTGMSCAACSVRVEKEVKKLENVKECSVNLLTNTMKVSGSFSDEEILYAVEKAGYGIKFKDTLKKEENIESKNNIIPSILILLVLMYISMGYTMFSFPLPRYLDKNPLSVAIIQMLLSLIIMIINKKFFINGYKGIVNKSPNMDSLVSLGSFASFIYSVAVVFYMTDLYVEGNINLASHQLHELYFESAAMILVLITFGKMLESKSKKKTTDAINSLIKLAPKTAIVIRDGKETKIDAKDIVVGDIFIVKPGGIIPADGIVIEGSASVNESMLTGESIPVDKEKGDSVSQSTYNESGYLKCEAKKTGEDTLFFKIIKRVTEASNSKPPIAKVADKVSGIFVPIVILISVITFTIWYILNKDIGFSLARAISVLVISCPCALGLATPVAVMVGNGVGAKHGILFKNAQALEYTGKIKTVALDKTGTITKGKPEVTDIIPFNITDNELLSYAYSLEIKSEHPLAKAIIKKGQDYGITPLLTSDFKIHPGNGLKAVINSSIIRGGNAKYISQFTSLNNEILEITDKLSISGKTPLFFTKDNEFLGVIAVMDTVKDESISAIEELRNMGIKTIILTGDNLKTAQAIKNIVNADDVISDVLPDEKAQIIKKLMSKSKTAMVGDGINDAPALATADVGIAVGQGTDVAINTSDVVLIDSSLKNIPKLIKLSRKTLKTIYENLFWAFIYNIIGIPLAAGVFIPLYGLKLTPMFGAFAMSISSLFVVTNALRINNIKFNNKEKKIMEVTMKIEGMMCKHCEARVKKVLEELSAVSEAIVSHENSSAIVKMTEEIPFNKLKETVEAQGYKVID, from the coding sequence ATGAAAGAATATATTGTTACAGGAATGAGTTGCGCTGCTTGTTCTGTAAGAGTTGAAAAGGAAGTTAAAAAGTTAGAAAATGTTAAAGAATGTTCGGTAAATCTTCTTACAAATACTATGAAAGTTTCAGGAAGTTTTAGCGACGAAGAAATACTATATGCTGTTGAAAAAGCAGGTTATGGCATAAAATTTAAAGATACCCTAAAAAAAGAAGAAAACATCGAATCAAAGAACAATATAATACCGTCTATTTTAATACTTCTTGTTCTTATGTATATTTCAATGGGGTACACAATGTTCTCCTTTCCTCTTCCACGATATTTAGATAAAAACCCTTTATCCGTTGCAATAATACAAATGCTTTTATCATTGATTATAATGATTATAAATAAAAAGTTTTTTATAAACGGATATAAAGGAATAGTGAATAAATCACCAAATATGGACTCTCTTGTCTCACTTGGTTCATTTGCATCATTTATATACAGTGTAGCAGTTGTATTTTATATGACTGATTTATACGTTGAAGGTAATATAAATTTGGCATCTCATCAACTTCACGAATTATATTTTGAATCGGCTGCTATGATTTTAGTTCTTATAACTTTCGGAAAAATGCTTGAATCAAAGTCTAAAAAGAAAACAACAGATGCAATAAATTCTCTTATAAAACTTGCCCCAAAAACTGCTATTGTTATAAGAGACGGTAAGGAAACTAAAATAGATGCAAAAGACATTGTAGTAGGAGATATTTTTATTGTTAAACCAGGAGGAATAATTCCTGCTGACGGAATTGTAATAGAAGGAAGTGCATCAGTTAACGAATCAATGTTAACAGGCGAAAGTATACCGGTTGATAAAGAAAAAGGAGATAGTGTTTCACAGTCTACTTATAATGAATCGGGATATTTAAAATGTGAGGCGAAAAAAACAGGAGAAGACACATTATTTTTTAAGATTATAAAAAGAGTAACCGAGGCTTCAAATTCAAAACCTCCTATTGCCAAGGTGGCAGATAAGGTATCAGGAATTTTTGTTCCTATAGTTATTTTAATTTCTGTTATTACTTTTACCATATGGTATATATTAAATAAAGATATTGGTTTTTCACTTGCCAGAGCAATTTCAGTGCTTGTTATAAGTTGTCCGTGTGCTTTGGGTCTTGCAACACCTGTTGCAGTTATGGTTGGAAACGGAGTGGGTGCAAAGCATGGAATACTGTTTAAAAACGCTCAGGCACTCGAATATACAGGAAAGATAAAAACTGTTGCGCTTGATAAAACAGGAACAATTACCAAAGGAAAACCTGAAGTTACAGATATTATTCCATTTAATATAACCGATAACGAACTTTTAAGTTATGCATATTCACTTGAAATAAAGAGCGAACATCCTCTTGCAAAGGCAATAATAAAAAAGGGGCAAGATTATGGCATTACTCCCCTTTTAACTTCTGATTTTAAAATACATCCTGGAAACGGACTTAAAGCAGTTATAAACAGTAGTATTATCCGTGGAGGAAACGCAAAGTATATTTCTCAGTTTACAAGTTTAAATAATGAAATTTTAGAAATAACAGATAAACTGTCTATAAGTGGAAAAACACCATTATTCTTTACTAAAGATAACGAATTTTTAGGTGTTATCGCTGTTATGGACACAGTAAAAGATGAAAGCATAAGTGCAATAGAAGAATTAAGGAATATGGGAATTAAGACAATAATTCTTACAGGAGATAATTTAAAAACTGCACAAGCGATTAAAAATATAGTTAATGCCGATGATGTTATATCCGATGTTTTACCTGATGAAAAAGCACAGATTATAAAGAAATTGATGAGTAAGTCTAAAACTGCTATGGTGGGCGATGGAATTAACGATGCCCCTGCCCTTGCAACTGCCGATGTCGGAATTGCAGTTGGACAAGGTACAGATGTTGCTATAAATACTTCGGATGTTGTGCTTATTGATTCAAGCCTTAAAAATATACCTAAACTTATAAAATTAAGCAGAAAAACATTAAAAACCATATATGAAAATTTATTCTGGGCATTTATCTATAACATTATAGGAATTCCCCTTGCAGCAGGTGTATTTATACCGTTATATGGCTTAAAATTAACGCCTATGTTCGGTGCTTTCGCCATGAGTATATCAAGTTTATTTGTGGTTACAAATGCTCTTAGAATAAATAATATTAAGTTTAATAATAAGGAGAAAAAAATTATGGAAGTTACAATGAAAATTGAAGGTATGATGTGTAAGCATTGTGAAGCAAGAGTTAAAAAAGTATTAGAAGAACTAAGTGCAGTTTCAGAAGCGATAGTAAGCCACGAAAATTCATCTGCAATAGTTAAAATGACAGAAGAAATACCTTTTAACAAATTAAAAGAGACAGTTGAAGCACAAGGATATAAAGTTATAGATTAA
- a CDS encoding glycogen/starch/alpha-glucan phosphorylase — translation MTAKDFKERIEKYIKINFGCDLSGAGKRQVYQAVLGVTNEILAEKRYNFTKKAREQEAKQVYYMSMEFLVGTSLRNNLWNLGIEEEIRKMLKKENFDIEELYEMEPDAGLGNGGLGRLASCYMDSLTSLGYKATGFSIKYDFGIFKQVIVDGWQTEFPDDWLDLGGHWLVPRKDESVEVKFFGDINEIWTENGLKTEHVNYVPITATPYDLFISGYDTEAVNTLRLWGANSKQGFDMDLFAQGEHHKASEKEDIASSISKVLYPADDHYNGKSLRVKQQYFFVSASMQQITRKHFEKYNTLDNLHEKVIIHINDTHPSLCVPELMRILMDDYGYLWDKAWDITCKTLAYTNHTVMSEALEKWPIDLIKSHLPRIYSIVEEINRRFCNMIYENHSEFAGEINNMSIIADGVVKMANLCMACCFNVNGVSKLHSEILKQDTFSSFHKIFPDKLTNVTNGIAHRRWLCQANPLLTELLEEKIGDVYKKDLSKIADFNKFIDDKEVLDKLCDIKYKNKQRLADYILKTNGITVNCDSIFDIQVKRLHEYKRQLLNVLHIIYMYRKIKFEGLRPQPKTYIFAAKASKGYYMAKDIIRLICALSDMIEKDPEVRDYMKVVFIADYRVSLAEIIIPAADISEQISQAGKEASGTGNMKLMINGAVTLGTMDGANVEIYESVGEDNIFIFGLRADEVENLYRNGYNPRYYYDNDKDIRDVLEFIKNGVNGKNFDNIYNNLINSDPFMCLADFKAYCDIHNEVDKAYADKYKFAKMSLKNIANAGLFAADRSVSEYAKDIWNIKPVV, via the coding sequence ATTACAGCAAAAGATTTTAAAGAAAGAATTGAAAAATATATAAAAATTAATTTTGGTTGCGACTTATCAGGAGCAGGTAAAAGACAGGTGTATCAGGCTGTTCTTGGGGTTACCAATGAAATACTTGCAGAAAAGAGATATAATTTTACTAAAAAAGCAAGAGAACAGGAAGCAAAACAAGTATATTATATGTCTATGGAGTTTTTAGTTGGTACATCTCTTAGAAATAACCTTTGGAATTTAGGCATTGAAGAAGAAATCAGAAAAATGCTTAAAAAGGAAAATTTTGATATAGAAGAACTTTACGAAATGGAACCTGATGCAGGTCTTGGTAACGGTGGTCTTGGTCGTCTTGCATCCTGTTATATGGATTCTCTTACAAGTTTAGGTTATAAAGCGACAGGTTTTTCAATTAAATATGATTTTGGTATTTTTAAACAGGTTATTGTTGACGGATGGCAGACAGAATTCCCTGATGATTGGCTGGATCTTGGCGGTCACTGGTTAGTTCCAAGAAAAGATGAATCTGTTGAAGTTAAATTCTTTGGAGATATCAACGAAATCTGGACAGAAAATGGTTTAAAAACAGAGCATGTAAACTATGTGCCTATAACTGCAACTCCATATGATTTATTTATCTCAGGATACGATACAGAGGCAGTTAATACACTAAGATTATGGGGCGCAAACTCTAAACAGGGATTTGATATGGACTTATTCGCACAGGGCGAACATCATAAAGCAAGTGAAAAAGAAGATATTGCAAGTTCAATTTCAAAAGTATTATATCCTGCTGATGACCATTATAATGGTAAATCACTAAGAGTTAAGCAACAGTATTTCTTTGTAAGTGCTTCTATGCAACAGATTACAAGAAAGCATTTTGAAAAATATAATACACTTGATAATCTTCATGAAAAAGTTATAATCCATATTAACGATACTCATCCGTCTTTATGTGTTCCTGAACTTATGAGAATTCTTATGGATGATTATGGTTACCTTTGGGATAAAGCATGGGATATAACCTGTAAAACATTAGCATATACAAACCATACTGTTATGAGCGAAGCTTTAGAAAAATGGCCAATAGATTTAATAAAATCTCACCTGCCAAGAATTTATTCTATTGTTGAAGAAATTAACAGAAGATTCTGCAATATGATTTATGAAAATCACTCAGAATTTGCAGGGGAAATCAACAATATGTCTATTATCGCTGACGGAGTTGTCAAAATGGCAAATCTTTGTATGGCATGTTGCTTTAATGTTAACGGTGTATCAAAATTACACTCAGAAATATTAAAACAGGATACATTCTCATCGTTTCATAAAATTTTCCCTGATAAACTTACCAATGTTACAAATGGTATTGCCCACAGAAGATGGCTATGTCAGGCAAACCCTCTTTTAACTGAACTGTTAGAAGAAAAGATTGGCGATGTTTATAAGAAAGATTTATCTAAAATTGCAGACTTTAATAAATTTATTGATGATAAAGAAGTTTTGGATAAACTTTGTGATATTAAATATAAAAACAAACAAAGACTTGCAGATTATATTTTAAAAACAAACGGAATTACTGTTAACTGTGATTCAATATTTGATATTCAGGTTAAAAGACTTCATGAGTATAAACGTCAGCTTCTTAATGTGCTTCATATTATATATATGTATCGCAAGATTAAGTTTGAAGGTTTAAGACCTCAGCCTAAAACATATATCTTTGCTGCCAAAGCATCAAAAGGGTATTATATGGCAAAAGATATTATCCGTTTAATATGTGCTTTATCTGATATGATAGAAAAAGACCCTGAAGTTAGAGATTATATGAAGGTTGTATTTATAGCAGATTACAGAGTTTCACTTGCTGAAATTATTATTCCTGCTGCAGATATAAGCGAACAGATTTCTCAGGCAGGAAAAGAAGCATCTGGTACAGGTAATATGAAACTTATGATTAACGGTGCAGTTACATTAGGTACAATGGACGGTGCAAATGTTGAAATTTACGAATCTGTCGGAGAAGATAATATCTTTATCTTCGGTTTAAGAGCAGATGAAGTTGAAAATCTATACAGAAACGGTTATAACCCAAGATATTATTATGATAATGACAAAGATATCCGTGATGTATTAGAATTTATCAAAAACGGAGTAAATGGTAAGAATTTTGACAATATTTATAATAATCTTATCAACTCAGATCCGTTTATGTGCCTTGCAGACTTCAAAGCATACTGCGATATTCATAATGAAGTTGACAAAGCATATGCAGATAAATATAAATTTGCTAAAATGTCTTTGAAAAATATTGCAAACGCAGGTCTTTTTGCCGCAGACAGAAGTGTATCCGAATATGCAAAAGATATCTGGAACATTAAACCTGTTGTATAA
- the malQ gene encoding 4-alpha-glucanotransferase, producing MERKSGVLMHITSLFGDYSSGSFGKCAKEFIDFLKKCKFSYWQVLPFLMADGFNSPYQSYSAFSSNPYFIDLDILFEKGLITKDELLSNKQTQPYSTEYEILWEKRFDLLSKASKRVIDKTKINDFISSREHIENFCIFMAKKEANDNKSWHEWENDLYSEETLFMWKFIQYEFISQWKEIKKYANDNGIKIIGDIPIYVSYDSSDVWANKDEFLLDEDNLPVCVAGVPPDYFSQDGQLWGNPLYNWDKMKKNGYKWWIDRMSFMAELFDGVRIDHFRGLESFWAVPYGSKTAKNGEWKKGPGMDLINKLNEKFSDKLIIAEDLGEITPEVIKLVEDSGYPGIRVFQFGFLGDDDNPHMPHNYINNSVVYTGTHDNNTLLGYMWELPMDNKKRMLEYCNYISSDWEGGYDSILRSIFASNAGIVILPIQDLLGYGGDTRMNVPGRADGNWRFRITKEQLNSIDISKFKRLNELYKR from the coding sequence ATGGAAAGAAAAAGTGGGGTTTTAATGCATATTACATCTCTTTTTGGCGATTATTCATCAGGAAGTTTTGGTAAATGTGCAAAAGAATTTATTGATTTTTTAAAAAAGTGTAAATTCTCGTACTGGCAGGTTCTTCCGTTCCTTATGGCAGACGGATTTAATTCGCCATATCAGTCATATTCGGCATTTTCTTCAAATCCGTATTTTATTGACCTTGATATTCTTTTTGAAAAAGGGCTTATAACAAAGGATGAACTATTATCTAATAAACAAACTCAACCATACAGTACAGAGTATGAAATACTTTGGGAAAAAAGATTTGATTTGCTAAGTAAAGCATCAAAAAGAGTTATTGATAAAACAAAAATTAATGATTTTATAAGTTCAAGAGAGCATATAGAAAATTTTTGTATCTTTATGGCAAAAAAAGAAGCCAACGATAATAAATCATGGCACGAATGGGAAAATGATTTATATAGCGAAGAAACGCTCTTTATGTGGAAATTTATCCAGTATGAATTTATAAGTCAGTGGAAAGAAATTAAAAAATATGCAAATGATAACGGAATAAAAATAATTGGAGATATTCCTATTTATGTATCGTATGACAGTTCTGATGTATGGGCTAATAAAGACGAGTTTCTTCTTGATGAAGATAATTTGCCTGTATGTGTTGCAGGTGTTCCGCCTGATTATTTCTCACAGGACGGGCAACTTTGGGGTAACCCCCTATATAACTGGGATAAAATGAAGAAAAACGGTTATAAATGGTGGATAGACCGTATGTCTTTTATGGCAGAACTTTTTGATGGTGTGCGTATTGACCATTTTAGAGGCTTAGAATCTTTCTGGGCTGTTCCTTATGGAAGTAAAACAGCAAAGAACGGGGAATGGAAAAAAGGGCCTGGAATGGATTTAATAAATAAACTTAACGAAAAATTTTCTGATAAACTCATCATTGCAGAAGACCTTGGAGAAATTACTCCCGAAGTTATTAAATTAGTTGAAGACAGTGGTTATCCCGGTATCAGAGTATTCCAGTTTGGTTTTCTTGGAGATGACGACAATCCTCATATGCCTCATAACTATATAAACAACTCAGTAGTATATACAGGTACTCATGATAATAATACACTGCTTGGATATATGTGGGAACTTCCTATGGATAATAAAAAAAGAATGCTTGAATATTGTAATTACATATCATCCGACTGGGAAGGCGGGTATGACAGTATTTTAAGAAGCATTTTTGCAAGTAATGCAGGTATAGTAATTTTACCTATTCAAGACTTATTAGGCTACGGGGGAGATACCAGAATGAATGTTCCGGGCCGTGCAGATGGTAACTGGAGATTCAGAATAACAAAAGAACAACTTAATTCCATAGATATCAGTAAATTCAAAAGATTAAATGAATTATATAAAAGATAA
- a CDS encoding LysM peptidoglycan-binding domain-containing protein — protein sequence MKKIVIKNKFRFIVFLLVMFTLVSLLCVSVFNLGKVYSKTTNEYITYYVASGDTLWEIAQEYNVKNVDTRKFINEIKTVNNIGSNLYIGQEIIIPQ from the coding sequence ATGAAAAAAATAGTAATAAAAAACAAATTCAGATTTATAGTATTTTTGCTTGTAATGTTCACATTGGTATCTTTATTATGTGTATCAGTATTTAATTTAGGAAAAGTTTATTCCAAAACAACTAACGAATATATTACCTATTATGTGGCAAGCGGAGATACTCTATGGGAAATTGCTCAGGAATATAATGTAAAAAATGTTGATACAAGAAAATTTATAAATGAAATTAAAACTGTAAATAATATCGGCTCTAATTTATATATAGGGCAAGAAATCATAATTCCACAATAA
- the nagA gene encoding N-acetylglucosamine-6-phosphate deacetylase has protein sequence MKAIINGKIILKDRVLENHALLYSDVIEGIIPVDNIPCGVDIIDANGGYVSPGFIDIHIHGYLGKDVCDGEEESIRTISNGIIANGVTGYLPTTMTVDMKVIKKSLQVLRDLKEESKTWEGSEILGCHAEGPFISESKKGAQDPKYILKPDADFVKEYSDIIKILSFAPEEDSNDFEAIRRINKETDVVMSMGHTSADYDTAMASVSCGVKHVTHLFNAMTPLAHRAPGVVTAALNSDVSCELIVDTFHVSPALYDMLYKLKGRKLCFITDCLPAGGLPYGEYTLGGNKIIYRDIVCRLEDGTVAGSVLKLNKGVWNVYTNSTIPLWECVNCASLNPANAIGVGDKKGSLEVGKDADIVILTNEFDVIKTIKKGDIKYES, from the coding sequence ATGAAAGCTATTATTAACGGAAAAATCATTTTAAAAGACAGGGTTTTAGAAAACCATGCATTGCTTTATTCCGATGTTATCGAAGGAATAATTCCGGTTGACAATATTCCTTGCGGAGTAGATATAATTGATGCAAATGGCGGTTATGTTTCTCCGGGATTTATAGATATACATATTCACGGTTATCTTGGCAAAGACGTATGCGACGGCGAAGAAGAAAGTATCCGTACTATTTCAAATGGTATTATTGCCAACGGTGTTACAGGATATCTTCCAACCACAATGACAGTTGATATGAAGGTTATAAAAAAATCTCTTCAGGTATTAAGAGACCTTAAAGAAGAGAGTAAAACCTGGGAAGGCAGTGAAATTTTAGGTTGCCATGCCGAAGGGCCTTTTATCAGCGAATCTAAAAAAGGCGCTCAGGACCCTAAATATATATTAAAGCCTGACGCAGATTTTGTTAAAGAATATTCTGACATTATTAAAATTCTTTCATTTGCTCCAGAAGAAGATTCTAATGATTTTGAAGCAATAAGAAGAATAAATAAAGAAACTGATGTTGTTATGTCAATGGGGCATACTTCTGCAGATTATGATACTGCAATGGCAAGTGTTTCCTGTGGTGTTAAACATGTTACACACTTATTTAACGCTATGACTCCTCTTGCTCATCGTGCTCCTGGAGTTGTTACAGCAGCGCTTAACAGTGATGTTTCTTGCGAACTTATAGTTGACACATTCCATGTATCTCCTGCTTTATATGATATGTTATATAAACTTAAAGGCAGAAAACTTTGTTTTATAACTGACTGTTTACCTGCAGGTGGTCTTCCATACGGAGAATATACTCTTGGCGGAAATAAAATAATTTATCGTGATATTGTTTGCCGCCTTGAAGACGGAACAGTTGCAGGAAGTGTTCTTAAACTTAACAAAGGTGTATGGAATGTTTACACAAATTCTACAATTCCTCTATGGGAATGTGTAAACTGTGCATCATTAAACCCTGCCAATGCAATCGGAGTAGGGGATAAAAAAGGCTCTTTAGAAGTTGGAAAAGATGCTGATATAGTTATTTTAACAAACGAATTTGATGTAATAAAAACTATTAAAAAAGGAGATATAAAATATGAATCTTAA
- a CDS encoding ROK family protein produces MNLKVNAKLDPQFTPLSLVIKEMREATKENGQDIIIAIERNKGYTVTYKTRVFKDGTGHDDENFDFVERMVKSLLWVAGGYKIYIAGSELIGNKIKEAYTDGGLRDFDVHFMERIYENPFEVIVCSLENAPEEKSAAAPIGRHLEGCRIGFDAGGSDRKVSAVIDGESVYSEEVVWFPKITSDPDYHYQGILDAMKTAASHMPRVDAIGVSSAGVYVDNRIMVASLFLKVSDEDFDKKVKNMYIDVAKEIGENIPIEVANDGDVTALAGAMDLNDNAVLGVAMGTSEAGGYVDPQGNITGWLNELAFVPVDACKNAMVDEWSGDYGCGVKYFSQDGVIKLAPYAGIELDENLSPAEKLKVVQGLMKDGDERAAAIYDTIGAYFGYAIAFYSEFYDIKHVLIMGRVTSGEGGTILLERAQEVLDKEFPELAKKVQLHIPDESSRRVGQSVAAASLPEIK; encoded by the coding sequence ATGAATCTTAAAGTTAATGCGAAATTAGACCCTCAGTTTACACCATTATCTTTAGTAATTAAAGAAATGCGTGAAGCAACAAAAGAAAACGGACAGGACATTATAATTGCCATTGAAAGAAACAAAGGATATACTGTTACCTATAAAACCAGAGTGTTTAAAGATGGTACAGGTCATGACGACGAAAACTTTGATTTTGTTGAAAGAATGGTTAAATCTCTTTTATGGGTTGCCGGTGGTTATAAAATTTATATCGCAGGCAGTGAACTTATCGGTAACAAAATTAAAGAAGCATATACAGACGGTGGGCTTAGAGATTTCGATGTTCACTTTATGGAAAGAATATATGAAAATCCTTTTGAAGTTATTGTATGTTCATTAGAAAATGCTCCTGAAGAAAAATCAGCAGCAGCACCTATCGGAAGACATTTAGAAGGCTGCAGAATCGGTTTTGATGCAGGTGGAAGTGACAGAAAAGTTAGTGCTGTTATCGATGGCGAAAGCGTATATTCAGAAGAAGTTGTTTGGTTCCCTAAAATCACTTCTGACCCTGATTATCACTACCAAGGAATTTTAGACGCTATGAAAACTGCAGCATCTCATATGCCAAGAGTTGATGCTATCGGTGTTTCAAGTGCTGGTGTTTATGTTGATAACAGAATCATGGTTGCATCATTATTCCTAAAAGTAAGCGATGAAGACTTTGATAAAAAAGTTAAAAATATGTATATAGACGTTGCTAAAGAAATTGGCGAAAATATTCCGATAGAAGTAGCAAATGACGGGGACGTTACTGCTCTTGCAGGTGCTATGGACTTAAATGATAACGCAGTTTTAGGTGTTGCTATGGGAACATCTGAAGCAGGTGGTTATGTTGACCCTCAGGGAAATATCACAGGCTGGTTAAACGAACTTGCTTTCGTACCTGTTGATGCTTGCAAAAATGCTATGGTTGACGAATGGTCAGGCGATTATGGTTGTGGCGTTAAATATTTCTCTCAGGACGGTGTTATTAAACTTGCACCATATGCAGGAATTGAACTTGATGAAAATCTTTCACCTGCAGAAAAATTAAAAGTTGTTCAGGGTCTTATGAAAGACGGAGACGAAAGAGCAGCTGCTATTTATGATACAATCGGTGCATACTTCGGATATGCTATTGCTTTCTACTCTGAATTCTATGATATTAAACATGTTCTTATCATGGGTAGAGTTACATCAGGCGAAGGCGGAACAATTCTTTTAGAAAGAGCACAGGAAGTTTTAGATAAAGAATTCCCAGAACTTGCTAAAAAGGTTCAGCTTCACATTCCTGATGAAAGTTCAAGAAGAGTTGGTCAGTCTGTTGCTGCAGCAAGTCTTCCAGAAATTAAATAA